In the genome of Ovis canadensis isolate MfBH-ARS-UI-01 breed Bighorn chromosome 21, ARS-UI_OviCan_v2, whole genome shotgun sequence, the window GGGATGTGTCCAGGTTGGCTCCCCGGCACCGTGTGGGGTGAGGAGGGGCCCGGGTCCTGCCCGCCCCACCCCAGGCTTGCGTGCAGGGCTGGGCGATCTCAGCCCCTGTTGTCTGAATGGCCAGGCACAGCTGAAAACAGGCCTGGGTGTCCTGTGGCCCATTTGTGTTTGACTCTGGGAAGACAGTGCCCCCATCCTCCCAGCAGGGGTGGAGGCAGGGCTCCCTGCAGCACAGGGCTCGGccggcagggagggagggggacgagGGCCCCGATCCATCTCAGGCAGATACAGGATGGAGTGGAAGACAGCCGGGGAAGCCCTGCCCGCCCCTCCTAACTCTGCTGCCCTGTGGGCACCTGGGATGGCAGGTCCACTAGGCCTTCGGTGGGGAGGCCATCTGGGAATGGGGTGAAGCATGGCCACTAGGGGGTGCTGGTGCCCAGGGCTTGCGAACTGGAAGGGTgaggaagagaccctggagatgGGACCAGCGAGGCACCAGCAGGCAACAGCTCCTGGGATAGCAAGGGGGTGCTGGCTGCCGCAGGGGTCCCCTGCCAAGGGCTGAGCCCCTTTGTAACGGCTCCCAGCTCCTTGGTCTTTGGTGCTTTCTTGAAAGTCTCCTGGTGGCTGTAGTACTACTGAGGAGGAGAGGAGGTCACCTCCTGAGGTCCTGTCCAGGGCTGGACATTTGGTGCTGGCTCAGTGCTGCCTCCGAGGCCTGGCCATTTGTTCCTCCATTCAGCTCCTGGCTCAGGGCTGGCTCCAGGACCCCGTCTGTCAGTCTATCTTGGGGCGGGTGTTATCTCCAGCTCAGAGCCGCCCTCCCGGCCTGGGCCATGCCCTAGGCCTCGTGGGGGAAGAAGCCGAGCTTGGCCAGTGACATCTCCTTCCGCAGCCTCGTGATCTCCCAGAACATGGGCTCCGCTGTAGGTAAAGAGAGAAGGTGAACAGCTCAGTGACCCCCAGGGTCACCTCAGGCAGATGGCCTGACCCTTCCCCATGGTTTTGGGTATAGCAGCTGGCAGGCACCCCTAGGACTCCCCAGTCCTTCCGGACAGATGACCTCTGTGAGTGGTCGGACCTCTTAGAGGCTCTTCTCTGAGGTCCTGCAAACTGTTGAGTGCTGAACACCTGGGAGGCTTGAAGGTGACAACGGTCACTTTCATAGCCTGACACggacatgcacgcacacactgtCACACACTCAGACAGGCTGCAAATGCTCTCCAGCCACCCTGAGCAGGGCCCATCCCCTGGCCTGGCAGAATGGGGGCAGGGGACACAACGGGTGGGCAGGGGACTTGTCGGacaagggtgggggagggactATAGAGGGAGGTGGGGCGAGCCTGTGTTCAGCCGCCACTTGGAGGCCACGCGGCGGGGAGCTGATTCACAGGGGAGGCCCCACCGTGTAGGGTCTCGGAAGCCAGGCCAGTAACAGGGATGGTGTTCGTTCAGGCCCCGGGGGTTGGGAGAGGTTTCTGCAAAGGACAAAGCAGCGGGATCCAGGTATGCAGGGGCCTCCGACTGGTTTTCCTGGTGAGGCAACTCCCAGGAAGCTCCTTCCGCTCTTCCTCTCTCCATAGGGCGTAGCAACAGACGCTCCGAGGAGCCCTTTGTTAATTCACAACCTTCCCCTCTCGCTGACTCCTCCCTCCGAGGAGGGCAGCAAAGTGCTGGGGTTGGCCCCGGCCACGGCtgacccgccccgccccgccccgccgctccCGGGCGCCACCCCGATCGGCCACTAGGGGGCGCTCACCGTCCTGCCGCACCAGGCCTTGCTGGATGTAGCGGATGTAGGTGAAGAAGTTGCACACGGCCGTGATCTATGGGCAGAACGCACAGGGTGTGAACCTCTCGGTGCCCGCCACGAAAGCCAGGAGAGATCGGAGACCACACTAGGAAGTCCCACGTCCTGGCAGAGTCAGATTACCGCTGGGCTCTAACGTTACAGTTAACAGGAGCAATACTATTCCTCCTAATAAAAAACGATGCCGGCAACTATAGTGTAATCGAGTGCGCAGATCCGAAGAGGCCGACGTGCCTACCATTCCCATTCCACACATCGGGGGAGTGGAGGCTGCGAGAACGACCCGACAACAACTGCGGAGGCCACGGAGCTAAGAAGCAGCTGAGCTGGAAGATGAAACCCGGCAGGCTGCCAAGAATCCAGGCTCCCTTGAGGGGCTTGCTAGGTCTGGATGCTGGAGGCCCCGGGGCATCTAGTCCTTAGGAGGTGCCATGCgtgatgccaggaaagatgaGGAATCAGAAGCTGCCCACCTGGCTGCCCTGGATCCCGGCCTGAGACCCCCAGCTTTGCCTAAGGCTGCTCCATGCCAGGCCCTCTGCGGGGCACTGGGGACCCTGGGCTGGCTCAGATCTGATCCTGGTCACAAAGACTCAAACCCTGGAGAGGGTGCTGTTGGTGCCTTgcccaggccccctcccccaggctgggGTTCCACCTCCCCACAGCTGAGAGTTTTGGCTAATACCCCCCTGCACCCCAGTACCCTCACAAAGCTGGGCCAATGACTGGTGTGTGGAATATAAAAGGCCACGGCCTTGCCTCAGAGTAGAACCCACTCTGGGCTGCAGAGCGATGAAGGCAGACTCCAGCGGAGGCCTCACCTTTGCCTGTCCCCgcttctgcctccctccctcacctcctgaGAATTGCACCCACTCTCCATCTTGGGCTCTGCTTCTAGGGAACCCAACCGAAGACAGGGTGGAAGACAGCTGGCAGTTGTGCTCACAACTGCCTCTACTGAATATCCAGTGCTTTGCGGGAGGGACATCaagtcggggtgggggggggcccaCCACCTGGGGAGTGGAGAAAGTTGTGGGAGGGGTGATGCTCCTGCTGGACCCTCAGACACACAAGAGCCCTTGCCAAGAGGACAGAGTCGGTGCTCTGGGTTGGTGGCCCTGGcaaaggcagggaggtgggagagaggccaGGTCAGGGGATTTAACCCAGGGTGGCCAAGGTGCTGCCTGGGAGGGCTGCACAGGATGGGGTGGGGCGGGCCACAGGAGCTTGAATCCCAGGCCATGGAGTTCCCTAGTGACCAGTGGGCCCCACCAGTGGACCCCTGagtagggaggggaggagagcagtGGTCCTCTCTCCCCAGGGCCGTGATTTGGAGACAGAACTCTCTTCTTCCTATGGATTCCACACTCCTTGGTCTCCTCAGGGTGGGGACCACATCCTAAAACTTCACACCCTTCTCCTTTCCCACTCCAGCTCTGGCCAACACAGCAGACACACAGGCCTGGGAGAACCGATATTCTAGACGTAATTTTGTAGGCCTGGGAGCATCTGGTATGGATCTCCTGGTTTGGGATCAGAAAGAACAAAGAGGGGATTTCcccgatggtccagtggttaagacagtgcttccactgcagggggcctgggttccatccctggttggggaactaagatcctgcaagccacggggtgtggccaaaaaagcaCAGAGGGAGCCCACGGCCACTGAACAAGACTCTGGACACAGATGCAGAGGGTGAAGGCTGCAGCAGAAAGAGACCGGATCCAGGATGGGGCGATCCGAGGTCTAGGCTGAGTGGCCCACTGCCCGATGATGGCAAATAGCCTACTTTAGTCCCAGGAGGCACCTCTAGAAGGTCAAGGGAAGGAGATGGCTCCTCCAAGAGGGCCTTCCACACTGTGTCACCTTTACACCAACCTTCAGAGTTTCCCACACTTTTGTTCTTCCCAGTCTTCCTCACTATCTGGGGTCCACCAATCCCACCCTCATCCCAGCTCAGTGACCTCATCCTGGGTCACCTGGCAGGTGAGGGCAGAAGCTGGGATTCCTGGAGGCCTGTCGGTGCCCATGGCTGACTGTCAGACAAGCCTCAGAACCTTCTTTCTCCAAAGCCTGGGGCTAGAGCCAGGGGTCAGGAGCATGGAACTTTCACCTAAACTCTAGTGTCACTAGAGTGATTAATCATACTAATCACACTCCCTTAATTAGGTTACATTGAATGACAGAGGTGATGGGTATCACGCCCATGATTACttttcaagaagcaagaaaatggcTACCTCAGTCCTTCAACCACAAGGAACTGACTTTTGCCAACAGCATACGAACTCAGAAGAAAGCCAGGATCTCTAGAAAGGACGCAGCTGCTGACACACTGCCTACAACCcgtgagaccctgagcagagacCCTAAGCTGTGCCTggactcctgacccagggagtctGTGAGATAATAAACAGATACTCCACTAAGTTTATGGTAACTTGTTacacagcagcagcaaacaaataCACCTGGCTTGGCTGTGTGGCCCGTCAGTCTccgcacctctctgagcctgtgccctgaTCTGTAGATTGTAGGTTGTGCAGCCTGGGGTTCAGAGGCCCAGCTCAGGGAGCCCCTAAGGAACCAGGTCACTCTCCCACTGGATGACTCACCCTGGCCCGGGAGGATGGTGAGATGTAGTAGTGGCTCTCAGAGTCCCCAAGCCGGATTCGGTGACGACAGGCGCAGGCCAGCCCACTCAGGGCACATGTTCTGTGAAGAAGCAGAGGGGGCTGTGGGGATGGCTGGGGCTCGCCCACCCAGACCACACAgggaagcagcagcagccagagaaGGCACAAGGAGAGGGCGGGCAGACACGTCAAGAGTGGAGGCTGGCATCCTCTCCCCAAGCCCCAGCTTCCCGAGGAGGCTGGAGCCCAGACAAGGAGGGGGGCAATCCCAGAAGTCCCTGGATGAGACTTTTAAGCCAAGCTGGACCCCATCTCTGacccccccacctcacccctgtTGGACAGGAGGGGTTAGTCAACTGCAGGCCAGGTATACCAAAGCTCCATCCTCTGCAGCCCCTAAAAATGCGCACCCCCCTCTTTCTTGGAACCCTGAGACCCAGTCTCCCCTTCCTCCAACTAAGCAGGAgtcttctctctcttccacttGGGTCACCAAGTCCTAGGTCCTGCCAGTAGGACCTTTGGCCTGGATGCCTTCACTCATTCCAACAGCTCTCTGCCTCATCTCTGCCCTTCTTCTCCATGTGACAGCCAAGGGCTACTGCCCAAACCCACATCTAGCCCCCTACCATTCCCTACTGCCCAGGAAACCGTTATGGAGAATCCCAAGTAAAGGGAGGTTAGTTAAATAGGCTCCTTGGCTGCAGGACTTAGCAGAACCTTGGCTGCAGGACTTAGCAGAACCTTGGTTGCCTCCAGGATCCAAACAGGGAATCCTCTTTTCAGGCAATGTTAATTGATGATCTGTGAAATGCTGGCTTTAGTGGGTTAAAGCCCAAACCTCATTTGAGGCCCTTCACACACTGGCCCCATATGCGCTCTATGGCCTGAGCCCCGACTCTGTGACTATCTGCCCAATGGTGTTTTCCATTAATATTCCAGCTTCTCATACCTTCACTCATTCTGTTACCTCTGTCTCAAAGGCCCTTCCCTGCTTGCATGCGTACATGCTTagcgctcagtcatatctgactctttgcaaacccatggatcgtagcctgccaggctcctcagtccacagaattctccaggcaagaatactggagatgggtaaccatctccttctcctggggatcttcctgacccagggattgaacccacatctcctgcattgcaggcagattctttaaccctctggagtcatcagggaagctcgCTTCCCTGCTTGGCAAACttattcatccttcaaaacctGGCTCAAGCGTTCCCTTCTGTGACAAGGCTCCCACTGTGGGCCTCCCTCTCAGGCTCCAGCGCCTGCCCTCGCTCCATGCTGGCAGCTTAGCTCTGATGTTGCCCCTGCCCAATGCCAGCTAAGAAGCAAGGAGGACCAGATCCCAGGGCCCTTAGGTCATTGTCAGGAGGTGGAGTCGACAAATGACATCACTTACGTGTCAATCGGGGCCCGGAACCCACTGCGGGAGAGAGGGAGTAGAGAGGGAAGCCGGTCAGGCCAGTCAGGAGGGGGAGACCCCAGCTCCAGAACTAGAGGCGGCATCTCGGCCACAGATGCCTCCTCGCCTTACGTGGGGGCAGCCACGGTCCCTCTCTGGTCAGGTGGCCCTGCCCATCCTGGGGTCCCCCCGCAGGACCCAGCAGGCAGCCCTGAGGTTCAGCCCTCCCCGGCCACCCCCTTGATGGCAGCCCAAAGCTACACGGGCCTTTCCCAGGGGGCAGGAAGGGTGCAGGGCACTAAGCTTACTTTGTGTgaccacagtcaacagcagccacCTTCACTGTGGGCAGGGTTTGCGAAGCCACAGGCTCGATGGTGAGCGTGTTGTCCTCCACGGCGGCCCGGACTAGGGCCGAGAGCTGCGGTGGAGCAGGGAGGCGGAAGGAAGCAGTGAGGGGCTGGCCTCCAGCCACGGGGCCGGGCCCTCCAGCAGGCCGCCCTCTGCCCACCTCACCTCCTGCATGGTGAAGTCCAGGCAGGGGCCCACATCCTCCCGGTACACCCTTTCCAGAAACGGGGAGGTCTTGTCCAGGGTAGGCGATTCCCTCCAGGCCTGGAACTCTGCAAACAGGGTCGTGTCCAcctgtgggggcagggagagccgGGTGGGGGTCAGGACGCTGAGTGGGTGGCCAGCGTGGCAGAGACAGGCAGGGC includes:
- the RAB3IL1 gene encoding guanine nucleotide exchange factor for Rab-3A isoform X5, translated to MVRDANMKQAASEKQLKEARGKIDMLQAEVTALKTLVITSTPASPNRELHPQLLSPTKAGPRKGHLRHKSTSSALCPAVCPVAGHILTPDKEGKEVDTTLFAEFQAWRESPTLDKTSPFLERVYREDVGPCLDFTMQELSALVRAAVEDNTLTIEPVASQTLPTVKVAAVDCGHTKTCALSGLACACRHRIRLGDSESHYYISPSSRARITAVCNFFTYIRYIQQGLVRQDAEPMFWEITRLRKEMSLAKLGFFPHEA
- the RAB3IL1 gene encoding guanine nucleotide exchange factor for Rab-3A isoform X4, which encodes MEIREKGSEFLKEELHKAQKELKLKDEECERLSKVREQLEQELEELTASLFEEAHRMVRDANMKQAASEKQLKEARGKIDMLQAEVTALKTLVITSTPASPNRELHPQLLSPTKAGPRKGHLRHKSTSSALCPAVCPVAGHILTPDKEGKEVDTTLFAEFQAWRESPTLDKTSPFLERVYREDVGPCLDFTMQELSALVRAAVEDNTLTIEPVASQTLPTVKVAAVDCGHTKTCALSGLACACRHRIRLGDSESHYYISPSSRARITAVCNFFTYIRYIQQGLVRQDAEPMFWEITRLRKEMSLAKLGFFPHEA